In Salarias fasciatus chromosome 4, fSalaFa1.1, whole genome shotgun sequence, the DNA window TCTAACTAACTTGGGAGTGCAATAAGAAACTATAAATACTGTATgtaattaataaaaacaaacaaacaaaaaaaaatcaccattttaAGGGTTTTTTGCGTCCGGACTCGGTGTTTGGAGTTTGGCGCCAGCGGCTCAGCTGAGCGCCGCCTCCCTCCAAGGtcttctggaggaaaacaatggCCAGTTGAGCAAGCGCTGCTAAGTGCCTTAAAGTTCCCCCGTGCTAATGAGCCCGAGCGGAGTCGGGTGTCGGCTCcaggtgaggatgaggacgGCCGAGGCCGAGATTCTGCACCCACAAAGCCCAGGAAGTGAAACAATCCAAGCAAATCTTCACATAACATCCGAcaccttttgaaaaaaaaaaacaaaacactaaagAGAATACTAGAAAAAGAGTTTATTCGTCATTTTTCAAACAGGTCCAACAAGCAAAGCAACATGAGACGGTATGTTCGCAGGAGAGGATCTTTACAGGCGGAGAGGCTGAAGGTTCGTCCTGAACGGCGTCTTCCTCTGTGCAAATGTTACTTTCGGCTAAACTGTGAACTCAAAGCAGGTATTTAAATTTatggctcgtgtgtgtgtgtgtgtgtgtttctgtgagcagcagacagaaggtAGAAATGTGTGGGATGTCCGTCCCATCTTTAATTAGAATCCAGTGGATGTTTTACTATAAATCACCTGCACGGACACCCAAGAACTGTACTCTGTATAAAAATAGACCAAAACAAGGCAGCGGGTCGTTTCACATGGCTGGAGCAGGCATGAAGACGACAGGAGTTCCAAGACGAGCCTCACTGAACGGCTAACAGGAGTTAAGAGTCACCAGAACGTccacaaaacaaaagttaaggTTTTGGTTAATAGGATGGATTCATGTCGGTTTTCTTCAATTTTGAGACGCCGACACTTCCTTACATGCTataagaaaacaataaatacattgTTGGGGAGTCAGGAAGAAGCCCGAGCTGAGGGAGTCCGACTGTTCACTGCTCCTGCGTTCCCCAGGAGATGTAGTCGGGCCGCGTGGCGGCGCTGTACTCGTCGATCAGCTGCTGGACCACTTCGCGGGAGTTGTCCAGCTCGTCGAAGTTGTCCTTGAATATGTCCTCTTTGCGGAACTGCTCCAGGAAGGCCTCGCGCTTGCGCAGCTTGTCGTACTGCCGGCACGTCCGCTCGAACAACTGCGGGGCAGAGACGCCGACGGGGGGACGTGAGAAGGGATTCTAGACGAGGTCTGGAGCTCATGCCACGATTTCCACACAACtttcactgggttttttttttttttcctgtatttgaACTTCTCAGAAACATTTAAGGGCTTAAAGGTCGTCAggaacagagcagcaggaacacaggTGACGTCCGCCGAGGGCAGAGCCCTTCAGGATGCAGCTGGCTTTCTTCTGAAGTCACCGAGCTCAGTTAAACGGCCATAAAAACCTAATTATCAGAACTGGATCTGACGCACTGATTgagaaaaaccattaaaagaTTTCTTTTGGAGGACAGACGCGGTGATGTAAGACTTAAAGCTCCCGTTATTTTCCAAACATCTGGAACCGTCTTGACTGTTCGCCGTGTTGAGAGTTTACACTCAATTTAAcattaaaattatattttctgttgctgcttcttcgcttgttccagtttttctttgcttcagtttttgaaaaaaacttgTGAGGATGTGAAAGAACATTTCGATCCTCCAAACGCAGTGACGTGGAGTTCAGAATGTTTGATTTGGAGAGAAGaggaacaaataaaactgaggAAATGCTTTGATGGTTAAAGCTCCTTctcattgggtttttttttttgggtcatcCTACAGTAGGGAGGCAGATAGGGAGGCCGCCGCGCCGGAGGAGAATGCTACAGAACAGGCTGCGCTGACGTAACCCGGCGGCGTTTACCCACCGAGGAAATGCTGGTGTGGTTGGCCATCATCAGGCCGCTGACTCTGTGCGCCGAGGGCAGGTAGGGGGACTTCCTGGACAAGGCCACCTGGATGCTGGCCGGACCCCAGGGGATGAAACTGGCCAGCTTGCGCtccctgatcctctggaggctTTTATGCACCTAAAACAGACTCGATTTTAAAAAACCGAAGGAACTTTGGGGGTCTTCTTCTCGGGGTTCGGCGCCGTACCTGCGTGGGGTCCACCTCTCCCTGGATTATGTTCAGAATGGCGATGTAgcagtggctgggctgcctctCCCTGCCCGTGGACACCATGACGTTCTTGGGCTGCAGGAGCCTCCTCATCACGTCCAGCACCGTGGTTTTCCTCACGCTCGCCACCTGAGGACGACACACGAACTTTCAGGACACTGTACCTTCTCAAATCCTGTCAGACCGCGTCGTCGCCGGGAGACTCACCGACTGGTCGGTGGTCAGCGGCGTGTATCCGGTCATGAGGAAGTGGAGGCGGGGCGTGGGGATGAGCGAGGCGATCAGGCCGATCAGGTCGTTGTTCATGTAGCCCGGGTAGCGCAGCGTGGTGGTGCTGGCAGACATGATGGTGGAGACCTGAACGGAGGGAATCAAACCTCAGGAGGCGTTTGGTGCGAGACCACGTGTCCTTTTTTATTTCTCGCATGAAGACAGACGACGCTCAAAGTCCGACGATTTCACTGCTTTGAATTTtcaagaaacataaaaaaaaaaaaaaggattgagaACCGACCAGAAGGctgaataataaaataaaataaggatAACTGAGTGTGTGTACTTTGGCCTGTCGGTCCTACCAGAGGGCCAGAAGTCTTAAACTTTATGCGTCCAGGTGAGGCTCCTCTGAAGCCAGCGAACATACCATTAGAAAAGTGCAGCCATGTGCGACTCGTTTCTAAGAAAACTGAAATCCAGTCAGACGTGCAACTGACTCGCCAAACTAGTTTGTAAAAtcgcatgattttttttttttttttttttttttgggttacGTCCCGTACAGTCTGTCTTTGTTCAGACTCAGACAGGTAGactgcaataaaagaaaaacttgtcGAGGAAGCGATGGCCGTTACTCACCAGCTGATTGATCTGGGAGAAGGAGGGGTTCTGGATGTGCAGCCTGTCGGTGGCGATGCGGTTCAGGGCCGTGTTATCCAGCACCACctgacgcacaaacacacaggaggggaggggggatcAGTGGACGGACAGAGCGACGTGAAGGAACCTCTGGACGAGCCGCACAGCCAGCTGCTGTTAGCATGAAAGACACGCTGTGGTCGCAGATCTTCTTGGGCAGATTCTATTAGCCCCGCGGCTGATTTAATCTACATGAGAGCCGTATGCGGGAGCCCGGAGGAAGTAGCTATTAGAAAGGAAACGCCATTAGACTGTCGCAGCATCGCAGACTAATACAATCACCAGTTTAAGACCGACGTTAAATTAGTTGGACTGGTGGATCAGCAGCTTTATTAGTCTGCTCCAAGGTTTCCAACAGGTAGGAACGCCGGGAGAGAGCTCAAAGCTGTGAATCATCTgggttttatttcagaaaaccCTTCAGACTGACGAATGGATTCAAGGCTCCATTCCAGGAAAACCATCCAAACATTATTTGCATCATATTCAAGAGTTTAACTagaaagtgtttctgttttcatatcAGGAATCATCATTTGAGGGTGTAAAGGATGActttcatttgtaaaaacaCAGCTTTAACGAGCCGGACAGAGTCCGTTTTCCTCAGTGTGTCTTTGttataaaacacacaactttttAATGCACTGCAATGCGAGGCCTCAGAGACGGATAAAACCGTTCGGTGTGAATTCCGCCTTTTAATGGGGCTGATGGAGTTTGCTCCGAGCTGCTGATCGCTGCGCTTTGACGGCAGCGGCTGACCTTCACGTCGTGAAGCCAGACTCATTCAACAGTCTGAGATCACATCATTACGTTACTGGCAGCGCCGCCGTCCGGCCGGCCGCTTCCACGGCTTCTTCCAGTTTCCTGCCTGGGCTCGGTGGgagatgttgtgttttcaacattCAACTGCCGCTTGTTTGAGGAGAGGAAATGACACACACTTCTGAGGTCACGCTGTGAGGTTACTTGGCGTTTGCGCTCACCACGCAGTCGGCGTTCTGAGTGAGCCTCTTCAGCGTGAGCAGCGAGTTGTACGGCTGAACCACCACGTCGCTCATCTCGTCCTGGTTCGGGAAGACGGAGTACGTCTGCACCAGCTTCTTTGGGTACCTGCAGACCGGGGGAAAAACACCACTCACACACCGACGCACAGGAGAGATCAGACGCGAAGCGGGCTGGTGTCGTGTTTGAGGACCTGTCGTtgagcttctccagcaggtaCGATCCCAGGCCCGAGCCCGTGCCCCCGGCAATCGAGTGGCACAGGACGAATCCCTGCAGAGCACAAAAGAGCTACTCACTGCCTGCAATTTCAGCGTGTGTGGAGCTTACTGTAAACTACTGATGCAGAAAgcccagcgtgtgtgtgtgtgtgtgtgggtgagcaAATGCCTCTCTTCCTTAGCAGTTATATAAATGGAGCGCAGCCCCACCTCACAAATAGGCTCCCTCACCCCCCCTCGCACAGCCCTGTAATACCTGCCTTCCACGCTCCCCCCGGCTATTATCACCAGACACGCCGCGCGCCACGCCCTGCCAACATACACAggcccaccttcctccaccaGCGCGCACACACTAAATAATAATGTGGGGTCGTAATGTGAATGAGTTACAGAAATTGCAGACCTTAAAGGGGAAATGGGAGTGTTGTTTTATGGGAGGCTGGCAGCTGAAGAAAGTTCGCCCAAAAAAAAGAGGCTAAGAATAATCGTGAGGTACGGCCTGCTTTGAGATGACAGGCTCTTTAACATGCTGCTTCTGCCAAGTCATTCATTTCCACGTGCACGAAACCACAACAGAGGTTACTGGAGTATGTCTGAACAGCAGAGAGAGGCTACTTCAGACACAGGCTTCACCTGAAACCACCTACGGAAGACGACCACGACTTGATCACAAAACCACACAACGGTATAATTGTACCACTCACGGCCGTACCACAAGTCAGACTGCCGAGTCACTCCCCGTCCTCCAGAGCTCACCTCCAGACTGTCGCTGCCATCTGCTTCCCGGTCGATTATGTCGAAGATGTCctcttgaatttttttcccctttgaatCCAAATAAAACCCAAACGACAGCATTAGAGTGCGATGCCAGCAAGTCACATGATAACACACTTTCCATCACATCCTGATAATAAATATAGatcattttgtgtattttgtcaAGGGCATCAGATGGAAAGCTAACAGAAACATTCTGTGTAGGATCCACCTGTGAATATCCACTGGCCCAGTTGTtgccggcgccgccgccatgCTCCGACAGGTAGATGTTCTCCGGGTTGTACAGGTTCGCATAAGGGGAGTTGAGGATGGAGTGGATCACACGGGGCTCCAGATCCAGCAGAACGGCCCGAGGGATGTAGTGCTCATCATCAGCCTGGGGAGTTCGATCAACACCCAGAGGTTACATGGAGGTGCTTTGCAGGCTGCCGCTGTACTTTTAATCTTTATTGCTACATGACAgggctgccatctagtggccacTCGTGTTAGACtcatgctgcagagaagctgACAAATGAAGTACCGGGCAACTTCTGGCACGTTTAAACCCGAGTAATAACACAATCCTCAGGAACATACAATCATGACTATGGTACAATCAAACACCGTACAGAGCTGACAGTAGAGCAAACAAAAGATCCCTGCCATTAAGTGATTTTACCATAGTTATCAATCTCATAacttaataaaaactaaaagtgTTCACTTTAGATGATTTTGGCAGTACTGAATTTCACAGACAGTGAGTTAGTTTGGTAAAATACAGGAGTGATAGGTGAAAGGTAACACTTTCTGATTTAATTTCTCCACATTTCTCCACCACTCTGAGCCACTGGTAGAAGCAAGGCGCTTCTGTTGCTGCAGAAGAGACTGAAGCAGTGGTGCATATGGATCTCCACTGGAGGCAGAGTGTGGAAAAGCCTTCAAATGCAGGATGAGTCATCAGACAGTGAATGACGCTGTTCATCGAAAGGGTTACAAAAAAAGTAATAGGATATCTAAAATCACAAACTACTGTCACAGCTAATATCCTAATACATCCCTAAAAACCACGAAAAGGCCTGTTTTTTTGGAATCCAAGTGGTGCAATGGTGCAGTTCATCCATACAAGCAGCAGGTCTGCAGCTCAGCATCAAAAACAAACCCTGACTATGAGCTCCCTTCCAGATGAAGCCAGTCATGCAATACTCTAAACATCTACTACGGTCACTGACACACTGTTCATCTACTGCTCACATGCAGTGGAAGCAGCCACAGCTGATGTGGAATCCATAGTTAGTTAATAATTTAACTTTTGATTTATACCTCTACTGCTAATACAGCAAAGAGAAAAATCCACAACCTTGTGATGCTTTTTGATACCACTAATCCAGACCTAATATTcatctcaaataaaaaaaaaaaagaatactaTTTCTGAAACATTGTTCAGTGAAGCACCTGcataacacacaaaacagtcatCATTCACATATATACTGTGGTTAAGCAGGTATAAAAGGATATGAATGTGACCACGTTTCTCTGTGTTGGGTGTAAGTCCAGAAACAGGTCTATATCATGGAAGAAATGACTGCAAGGctacaaatgaaaacagacatttttgcAAAAGATGGGAAGAAGTGGAGTCCCACTCGGACATTAAGAGAAATGGTGGAAAAAAGTGAGTTCAAATAATTAATCTCGGTGTCTATATTTATGTGTGCTTAATATGCACTTTTTGAGTTTACGTATGTATGGAGGAATGTTAAGTTATTATGAAAATTGTGAATAAAGCTCCAAAAAACAACACGCAATCAGTCCAGAGAACATTCAACTACATTCAAGATTCTTTATTTGTCAGATAACTAAGATACTAAAAAAGCAAATGTACTCAGTGATGGCTCATAACATAATCAATTATGGGGAACTTAAATtgattcatttttgtttttaatattgctTGTTTTTGATTTAATGTCAGCTGCTTGCTGTTAACAGAtcaatttgaaaacaaacaatgaaacttGTTTTGTAAGAAAGGTTTGTTCCTTATGTTTATCTTCTCTTGTACATGGAGCTCAAGGGTCATGACATGCTTGAAATGTAGGTACAACATAACAAAACCTTCAAAGCCTGTAAAAAGATCACTGGCATTGGGCTGGATGATCGCTAAGACTTTGGGGGAACGGAGATCTCTCTCAACCCCACCTTTTCTAAATGGGATGACAGAGTCGTCAGTCATCATGGTTACCTGATAGAAGAACACGTCCTTTCTGTCGGTGCCTTCTGTTGCAAAGTCCTCCACGATCCCCTCTGGACTGATGCCGTGCTCTGCACACAGCTGCTTCCAGAACTCAAAGCCAACTACAGAACAAGAAGAGGGACGAGTTAGAGAAAGGGTAGAGTtgcttttctattctattctgtggGACGTCTCATACATTCATCATCTGGAGTGTATTACATTACATCAGATAACTTGTACGTTCAACATGGAGACATAAACAGGATAAGAAACAACAGCAGCGTTGCTGTTTGTGTTACATTTGAAGCTAGGTGGACTCCTTAGTAACACAACATATCTCATTACATCCCACAATGCTGCACAGCTCTGCTAGCTAACTTTACCGTTAGC includes these proteins:
- the tubg1 gene encoding tubulin gamma-1 chain; amino-acid sequence: MPREIITLQLGQCGNQIGFEFWKQLCAEHGISPEGIVEDFATEGTDRKDVFFYQADDEHYIPRAVLLDLEPRVIHSILNSPYANLYNPENIYLSEHGGGAGNNWASGYSQGKKIQEDIFDIIDREADGSDSLEGFVLCHSIAGGTGSGLGSYLLEKLNDRYPKKLVQTYSVFPNQDEMSDVVVQPYNSLLTLKRLTQNADCVVVLDNTALNRIATDRLHIQNPSFSQINQLVSTIMSASTTTLRYPGYMNNDLIGLIASLIPTPRLHFLMTGYTPLTTDQSVASVRKTTVLDVMRRLLQPKNVMVSTGRERQPSHCYIAILNIIQGEVDPTQVHKSLQRIRERKLASFIPWGPASIQVALSRKSPYLPSAHRVSGLMMANHTSISSLFERTCRQYDKLRKREAFLEQFRKEDIFKDNFDELDNSREVVQQLIDEYSAATRPDYISWGTQEQ